From one Thermatribacter velox genomic stretch:
- a CDS encoding response regulator, whose protein sequence is MENTKIAIVDDHALFADGLKALLESKTKIGRCSIFTSSKEAIQKIPLEKPDIVLMDVHLSDANGIQVAEELKSRLPDLKVLILTMDASRELLIQAVSAGVNGYLLKAAPFSKITSCIEAALQGDMVFAEEVSGMLLEEFKKNLSTPRKVSPLLDELSKREKEILTLVAQGKDNQTIARELFISEKTVKNYISNILSKLGIENRMKLIVFALEAGILESDETTRRDI, encoded by the coding sequence ATGGAAAACACTAAAATAGCCATTGTGGATGACCATGCCCTATTTGCTGACGGCCTGAAGGCTCTCTTGGAAAGCAAAACCAAAATCGGCCGCTGCTCTATTTTCACAAGCAGCAAAGAAGCCATCCAGAAAATACCCCTTGAAAAACCGGACATCGTACTTATGGATGTTCATCTCTCTGATGCAAATGGCATCCAGGTTGCCGAAGAGCTCAAATCCCGCCTTCCGGACCTAAAGGTACTGATTCTCACCATGGACGCCTCCAGAGAGCTTCTCATCCAAGCCGTCTCAGCAGGAGTGAACGGTTACCTTCTGAAAGCCGCGCCCTTCTCCAAAATCACCAGTTGCATCGAAGCAGCCCTGCAGGGGGACATGGTCTTTGCAGAAGAAGTCTCGGGAATGTTGCTCGAAGAGTTCAAAAAAAACCTTTCCACTCCCAGAAAAGTCTCTCCCCTGCTTGACGAGCTTAGCAAAAGAGAGAAAGAAATCCTCACCCTGGTTGCCCAGGGTAAAGACAACCAGACCATAGCCAGGGAGCTTTTCATCAGCGAAAAGACGGTCAAAAACTACATCAGCAACATTCTTTCCAAGCTGGGCATTGAAAACAGGATGAAGCTTATAGTCTTCGCCCTGGAAGCGGGAATTCTGGAGTCTGATGAAACCACCAGGCGGGACATCTGA